A genomic region of Strigops habroptila isolate Jane chromosome 20, bStrHab1.2.pri, whole genome shotgun sequence contains the following coding sequences:
- the LOC115618302 gene encoding activated RNA polymerase II transcriptional coactivator p15-like: protein MPKGKDLAGTSSSESDQKEKDEEGKKRKKEAASKAEKKLKTEAKSSKVPEEAMGQGGEEGTMFQIGSTRYVRVSCFKGKVLVDIREFYADKDGDMKPGRKGIALSAEQWNQLKEIIPEVDAAVKKF from the exons ATGCCCAAAGGAAAGGATTTGGCGGGGACGAGCAGCTCGGAGAGCGaccagaaggaaaaggatgaggAGGGAAAG aaaagaaagaaagaagcgGCTTcgaaggcagagaaaaagctgaaaacagaggCTAAGTCTTCAAAGGTGCCAGAAGAAGCAATGGGACAAGGTGGTGAGGAGGGGACCATGTTCCAG ATTGGGAGCACACGCTATGTCAGAGTGTCCTGCTTCAAGGGGAAGGTCCTCGTGGACATCAGGGAGTTCTACGCTGACAAGGATGGAGACATGAAGCCAGGGAGGAAAG GGATTGCCCTGTCTGCAGAACAGTGGAACCAGCTGAAGGAGATCATTCCCGAGGTCGATGCTGCAGTGAAGAAGTTCTAA
- the NCLN gene encoding nicalin isoform X3: protein MMRLVDFSYEQYQKALRQSAGAVVIILPRAISSVPQDVVRQFMEIEPEMLAMETIVPVYFAVEDEELLSIYEQTRAASASQGSASAAEVLLHTATANGFQMVTSGAQSKAINDWLIPSVEGRLTGLGGEDLPTVVIVAHYDSFGVAPWLSHGADSNGSGISVLLELARLFSRLYTYRRTHAGYNLLFFASGGGKFNYQGTKRWLEDNLDHTDSSLLQDNVAFVLCLDTLGRGNSLHLHVSKPPKEGTLQHAFLRELEMVVASQFPEVKFSMVHKKINLAEDMLAWEHERFAIRRLPAFTISHLESHRDSRRNSIMDRRSRIDTKALIRNTRIIAEALTRVIYNLTDKGAPADLQIFTDQMQIQQEQLESVMDWLSSQPRAAQLIDKDSTFLNTLEYYMGRYLKDVKQHHVKADKRDPEFVFYDQLKQVMNAYRVKPAIFDLLLAVCIAAYLGVAYVAVQHFGLLYRMIQRLSLKTKQQ from the exons ATGATGCGCCTGGTGGATTTCTCCTACGAGCAGTACCAGAAGGCTCTGCGCCAGTCCGCGGGTGCTGTGGTCATCATCCTGCCCCGAGCCATCTCCTCTGTCCCCCAGGATGTCGTCAGG CAATTCATGGAGATCGAGCCGGAGATGCTCGCGATGGAAACCATCGTGCCAGTCTACTTTGCAGTGGAAGATGAAGAGCTGCTGTCTATCTATGAGCAAACGCGGGCTGCTTCTGcctcccagggctctgcctcGGCTGCAGAAG TCCTGCTGCACACAGCAACTGCCAATGGCTTCCAGATGGTGACCAGCGGGGCTCAGAGCAAAGCCATCAATGACTGGCTCATCCCCAGCGTGGAG GGAAGGCTGACggggctgggtggagaagacCTGCCCACTGTTGTGATAGTTGCCCACTATGATTCTTTCGGAGTGGCTCCA TGGCTGTCACACGGGGCTGACTCCAATGGCAGCGGCATCTCGGTGCTGCTGGAACTCGCCCGGCTCTTCTCCCGGCTCTACACCTACAGACGTACCCACGCGGG GTACAACTTGTTGTTCTTCGCATCTGGAGGTGGCAAGTTTAATTATCAAGGAACCAAGCGGTGGCTGGAGGACAACTTGGATCACACGG ATTCCAGCCTGCTGCAGGACAACGTAGCGTTTGTTCTCTGCCTCGATACTCTGGGCCGAGGCAACAGCCTCCACCTCCATGTCTCAAAGCCTCCCAAGGAGGGCACCTTGCAGCATGCGttcctgagggagctggagaTG GTTGTTGCCAGCCAGTTCCCCGAGGTGAAGTTCTCCATGGTGCACAAGAAGATAAACCTGGCTGAGGACATGCTGGCGTGGGAGCACGAGCGCTTCGCCATCCGCCGCTTGCCCGCCTTCACCATCTCCCACCTGGAAAGCCACCGGGACAGCCGGCGCAACAGCATCATGGACAGGAG GTCACGAATAGACACTAAGGCACTAATCAGGAATACCAGGATCATTGCTGAGGCTTTGACAAGGGTCATCTACAACCTGACAGACAAG GGAGCACCTGCAGATCTGCAGATCTTCACGGACCAGATG cagatccagcaggagcagctggaatCAGTGATGGACTGGCTGAGCAGTCAGCCCAGGGCTGCGCAGCTCATCGATAAAGACAGCACCTTCCTCAACACCTTAGAATATTACATGGGTCGCTACCTGAAGGATGTCAAACAGCATCATGTAAAGGCAGACAAAAG GGACCCTGAGTTTGTGTTCTATGACCAGCTGAAGCAGGTGATGAATGCATACAG GGTCAAGCCAGCAATCTTTGACCTGCTCCTGGCTGTCTGTATCGCCGCCTACCTTGGTGTTGCCTATGTGGCAGTGCAG CACTTTGGTCTCCTTTACAGGATGATACAGAGATTATCCCTTAAAACCAAGCAGCAGTGA